The nucleotide sequence TTGCCTGGCGAATCTGTCCAAATTGAGGAGCAAGGATTTGTGCAAGGCCTTGTGCTTGAGCCTGGGTAAGCGGCAGTGGTGGTTGAACTGCAGCTGCTACACCTTGAATAAGAGGCACGAGAGCATCAACAAAAGCAGGATTATTTGATAAATCCGTCAAATCATTATCTCTAACGACGAGACCGCTGGCAGCTGTGGTGGAAAATTGAATCCGACGATTAGGTTGTCCAAAAGCCGTAAAAATAGAGTTCAAACCACCATATAATTGATTCAATAGAGGAATCTGTGGTCCAAAATCAGGATCCAACGGGCTCAAAGCTTGTGATGGCACCGTGGTAAAAAACGGTATGGAAGTTACATCAGGTATGTTGATCAATGCTCCTTTTGCGCCATTGGCCGTCAATGCTTGAACGTAACCAGAATAAACGCTTGCAAATACATTATCATCAGTAATGTCATTTGGGCCGTATGTAGTTGGATCAATGTTGTTTGCTGCATTTTGATCTACACCAGAACCTCCAGAGGTCGCATAGCTCAAGATGTCGTTGTTACCTATCCACAAGGTGAAAAAGGTTCCTCCAGCCGCTGCTGCATCACCGATGACAGTTGCGTTAGGAGTTGATGCAAAACGAATGTAAAACGGATTTGCATTAGGTAGTGCTTGTGGATTACCATAACCAGAGGCTCCCAAGTGAAAGCTTTTTGCTCCTGGAACACCAAAGTTATTCAATGGTCCGTCAAAAACGTTTGAAATATCAGTCGTGGGAGTTCCAGCGATATTTGATGGTCCTACAGGTCCCATTGCGTTTGCAGTCAAGACTAACCTAGTATTAAACCCAGGTAATTGAGCTCCATTAAATAACAGACCGCCTATATTGTCATTCACTAATGGCTGATTGAACTCGCCACCACCAACTAGCTCAAACTGTTGAGCCATAATATTTGGAAAGGAGTTTTGTTGACCTTCTAAGTAAAGCGCATTGTCTGCAAATCCAGAAGTCAACGAGTTACCGACACTTACAAACTTGGTAAAATCAGCTTCTCCAGCGGTGTAAACGCCACCATCTTCTATAGACTCGTCAAATTCGTTTTCACAGCTTACCAAAACAGCAGCTGCTGCAAATAAAGCTATATATTTTATACTGTTTTTCATGTTTATCTTTTTCATTACATACTA is from Nonlabens sp. YIK11 and encodes:
- a CDS encoding SGNH/GDSL hydrolase family protein, with product MKNSIKYIALFAAAAVLVSCENEFDESIEDGGVYTAGEADFTKFVSVGNSLTSGFADNALYLEGQQNSFPNIMAQQFELVGGGEFNQPLVNDNIGGLLFNGAQLPGFNTRLVLTANAMGPVGPSNIAGTPTTDISNVFDGPLNNFGVPGAKSFHLGASGYGNPQALPNANPFYIRFASTPNATVIGDAAAAGGTFFTLWIGNNDILSYATSGGSGVDQNAANNIDPTTYGPNDITDDNVFASVYSGYVQALTANGAKGALINIPDVTSIPFFTTVPSQALSPLDPDFGPQIPLLNQLYGGLNSIFTAFGQPNRRIQFSTTAASGLVVRDNDLTDLSNNPAFVDALVPLIQGVAAAVQPPLPLTQAQAQGLAQILAPQFGQIRQATANDLITFPAASLLGGNNQAIFSTLTGAGLPAELAGALTANGVTFPLADNFNLDEDEQASVAAAQASYNATIAALAQANGLALVDARAALQSVAQGGIAFNGGTLTSTYASGGAFSLDAVHPTPRGYAFTANTVINAINATYGSTIPTVDIGQYKSVQPSNSVAQ